A single region of the Gopherus evgoodei ecotype Sinaloan lineage chromosome 3, rGopEvg1_v1.p, whole genome shotgun sequence genome encodes:
- the LOC115647885 gene encoding tubulin alpha-1C chain, with protein MRECISIHVGQAGVQIGNACWELYCLEHGIQPDGQMPSDKTIGGGDDSFNTFFSETGAGKHVPRAVFVDLEPTVIDEVRTGTYRQLFHPEQLITGKEDAANNYARGHYTIGKEIIDLVLDRIRKLADQCTGLQGFLVFHSFGGGTGSGFTSLLMERLSVDYGKKSKLEFSIYPAPQVSTAVVEPYNSILTTHTTLEHSDCAFMVDNEAIYDICRRNLDIERPTYTNLNRLISQIVSSITASLRFDGALNVDLTEFQTNLVPYPRIHFPLATYAPVISAEKAYHEQLTVAEITNACFEPANQMVKCDPRHGKYMACCLLYRGDVVPKDVNAAIATIKTKRSIQFVDWCPTGFKVGINYQPPTVVPGGDLAKVQRAVCMLSNTTAVAEAWARLDHKFDLMYAKRAFVHWYVGEGMEEGEFSEAREDMAALEKDYEEVGADSVEGEDEGEEY; from the exons ATG CGTGAGTGCATCTCTATCCACGTCGGGCAGGCTGGTGTCCAGATCGGCAATGCCTGCTGGGAGCTCTACTGCCTGGAACATGGGATCCAGCCTGATGGCCAGATGCCCAGTGACAAGACCATCGGTGGAGGAGACGACTCCTTCAACACCTTCTTCAGTGAGACGGGCGCTGGCAAGCACGTCCCCAGAGCCGTCTTTGTGGACTTGGAGCCCACGGTCATAG ATGAAGTGCGCACCGGAACCTACCGCCAGCTCTTCCATCCCGAGCAGCTCATCACCGGCAAGGAAGATGCTGCCAACAACTATGCCCGTGGGCACTACACCATTGGGAAAGAAATCATCGACCTGGTTCTCGACAGGATCCGCAAGCTG GCCGACCAGTGCACAGGTCTCCAGGGCTTCCTGGTCTTCCACAGCTTTGGAGGTGGCACTGGTTCTGGGTTCACCTCCCTGCTGATGGAGCGTCTGTCCGTTGACTATGGCAAGAAGTCCAAGCTGGAGTTCTCCATCTACCCTGCTCCTCAGGTCTCCACCGCGGTGGTGGAGCCCTACAACTCCATCCTGACCACCCACACCACCCTAGAGCACTCGGACTGTGCCTTCATGGTAGACAACGAGGCCATCTATGACATCTGCCGCAGGAACCTGGACATCGAGCGCCCCACCTACACCAACCTGAACCGCCTTATTAGCCAGATCGTGTCCTCCATCACCGCCTCCCTCCGATTTGATGGTGCCCTGAATGTAGATCTGACAGAGTTCCAGACCAACTTGGTGCCCTATCCCCGTATCCATTTCCCTCTGGCCACCTATGCCCCGGTCATCTCTGCTGAGAAAGCTTACCATGAGCAGCTGACTGTAGCAGAGATCACAAATGCTTGCTTTGAGCCAGCCAACCAGATGGTGAAATGTGACCCTCGCCACGGGAAATACATGGCCTGTTGCCTGTTGTACCGTGGGGATGTGGTTCCCAAAGATGTCAATGCTGCTATTGCCACCATCAAAACCAAGCGCAGCATCCAGTTTGTGGACTGGTGCCCAACTGGCTTCAAGGTTGGTATCAACTACCAGCCTCCCACTGTGGTTCCTGGCGGTGACCTGGCCAAGGTGCAGCGGGCTGTGTGCATGCTGAGCAACACCACAGCTGTTGCTGAGGCCTGGGCTCGTCTGGACCACAAGTTTGACCTGATGTATGCCAAGCGTGCCTTTGTTCACTGGTAcgtaggggaggggatggaggaaggCGAGTTCTCGGAGGCGCGGGAGGACATGGCTGCCCTAGAGAAGGATTACGAAGAGGTGGGGGCAGATAGTGTTGAGGGTGAGGACGAAGGAGAAGAGTATTAA